The window GGCGGACGGCGACACGCTCTCGGCCATCGCGGAGCGCTACTACGGCGACGCCAACCAGTGGCCGCGCATCTTCGAGGCGAACACGGACCAGTTGGACAACCCCGACGTGATCCAGCCCGGGCAGACCCTCCGCATCCCAGCCTGACCCCTCTGACCCGGCGCACCTCGCGTGACGCCCCCGGCAAGTATCTCGCCGGGGGCGTCCGCCTGGGATCGTCTTCTGGGAGGCGGCGATCTTCGCCGCTCTCGTCTGGGCTGTCCTACCGGGGCGACGAGGATCGTCGCGCTCCCAGGGGTTGTTCACCTTCTCCCAGGGGGTATTCCCCTGCTCTCAGGGATGGCACCGCGCAACGCTTGCGACGCCAGGTACACGGCCTGCGCGTTCTCCGCGCCACCGCCCCTTCCGTCAAACGTCTTACCTTCGGTATCATCGCGCGGCGGCTCCGTTCAGGCTGGCGCATCCACCGCCCGCGGCCTGAGGCGTCTGCACGATCTCGGAGGCTTGTCGTCATCAACCGGCAGAACCGACAGCGCCGCCGCCTGCTGCTCTCCTCCGCGGCCGCGCTCGCCAGCGGCGTTGGACTCACTGCTCTCTCGTCAGGGGTGAGCGCCCAGCAGTCCGACCCGTCCACCGGCGTGCCAGCCTCGAACGGCACGGGCTCTCCGATCTTCTCGCCCAAGCCGGTCTGGCTCGGGACGGGCGGTTTCGCCCCGAACAGCATCACGCCGCTGTCGGCTCCGGCCCCGGCCCCTGCTGCCGCCCCGGCCGAACAGGTGCTGCCGCCCGGGGTGCGCGGTCGGGAAACGTGGAACGCCGCGCCGCCCGTGCAGCCGTACGTGCCGCAGACGCCGAAGGGGGTCTCGTTGCACCACACCGGCGCGTACTGGAGCGGCCGGCCCGGCCCCGAGCAGTACCTCCGCAATATCCAGCACTTCCACACCGGCCCAGAGCGCGAGTGGGAGGACATCGCCTACCACTACCTCGTCGACCTGGACGGCGTGATCTGGGCTGGCCGGCCGCCCACCGTGCGCGGCAACCCCTCGATCTACTACGACCCGACCGGCCTGGTGCTGATCTCGTTCCTGGGCGATTTCAGCAGCCAGCAGCCCTCAGACGCCCAACTGAACAGCTCGGCGGAGACGGCCGCCTGGCTCATGAAGAAGTACACCATCCCGGCCACGGCCCTGACCGGCCACCGCGATCACGCCCCGACCTCCTGCCCCGGCGACAACCTCTACCGCTGCTTGCAGGACGGCTCGTTCGCGGCACGGGTGCGGGACGCCCTGAAGCGGCTCGGGTGAGTACCGCCACCACGCCCAGCGCTCGCACCGACCGCCCGGCTGCTCGCCGCGCCACGGCTGGCCCTGCACGTGCAGCCGCCAGCCGCCCGACCCCCTCACGCGGGGTTGTCTGGGCTGCCCGCGCGATCATCGTGCTGGCCACCGTGGCGATGGTGCTCGGGACGCTGGAGCTGAGCCTGCGCCTCTTCGGGCCGATCCTCCCCGGCAACTACACCAGCGGCGCGTACCTGGAGCGCCACCCGATCTACGGGTTCTTCCACGTCCCGAACTACGAGGGTTGGCAGCACTCCAGCGAGTACTTTGCCCGCGTCCGCTTCAATCAGCTGGGCCTGCGCGATCCGCGCACGAGCTACGAGAAGCCGGCCGGCACGTTCCGGATCCTGCTCCTGGGCGACTCGTTCATGGAGGCGATCCAGGTCGAGCAGCAGGAGACGACGGCCGCCGTGCTGGAGCGTCGGCTGCGCGCGGCGCGCCCCGAGCTGAACGTCGAGGTCATCAACGCCGGCGTGGCCGGCTGGGGCACCGGCATCGAGGGGCTGTACCTCGACCACGAGGGCTACCGCTTCCAGCCAGACCTCGTGCTGGTCAGCTTCTTCATCGGCAACGACCTGCACGACAACTACTACAAGCTCCAGTTGGCCGGCGACGACCTGGATCTGGCCGTCAAGCCGTACTTCGGGCTGGACCGGAGCGGCGCGGTCATCACCCGAAATCCGCCGCCCGCGCCGCCGCCACCCACCGGCCTGCTCCCCGCCCTGCGCGCCTGCTGCCAGCTCTGGAACGTCTTCGAGACCGGCGTGCTCAACCGCTTCGGGGACGGCCAGGGCAACACGCCG is drawn from Chloroflexota bacterium and contains these coding sequences:
- a CDS encoding N-acetylmuramoyl-L-alanine amidase — protein: MSAQQSDPSTGVPASNGTGSPIFSPKPVWLGTGGFAPNSITPLSAPAPAPAAAPAEQVLPPGVRGRETWNAAPPVQPYVPQTPKGVSLHHTGAYWSGRPGPEQYLRNIQHFHTGPEREWEDIAYHYLVDLDGVIWAGRPPTVRGNPSIYYDPTGLVLISFLGDFSSQQPSDAQLNSSAETAAWLMKKYTIPATALTGHRDHAPTSCPGDNLYRCLQDGSFAARVRDALKRLG